The sequence below is a genomic window from Acidobacteriota bacterium.
GCCTTGACTTGGAAGTTGAGTTTGGCCGCCCCTGTTAGGAGGCTGTTCGGAAAACTGTTCCGCGCCGGGACAATCGCGCCAAATGGGGCAAAACATCGACTGGCAGCAGGAAGTTTCGCGGTTTGCGTGCCAGTCCGTCAATAAAACGCCCGGCTGCGGGTTTCGCAGCCGGGCGCAAATTCCTGGCGTTCTGGCTAAGCCTAGAGGACGCGGTCTTTCAGGTCCTTCGAAGGACGGAAGGCAACTTTCTTCGAAGCCTTGATCTTGATCGACTCGCCGGTGGCCGGGTTGCGGCCGTTGCGGGCCGGGCGCTTGCGGACCTGCAGGATGCCGAGGCCGGAGATGCGCAGCTTCTTGCCCTTCTTGAGGTAGCCGCCCATGCGGTCGATGAAATCGGTGACGACGGCTTCAGCCTGTTTCTTCGGCATCGCGTGAGCTTCCGACAGCTCGGCGGCGAGATGCTTGACGGTCATCACGTCAGACGCAGTGGCTTTCTTGGCCGCAGCTGCTTTTGCCGGCGCTTTCTTTGCCGGGGCTTTCTTTGCAGGCGCTTTTGCGGCCGGCGATTTCTTTGCCGGGGCTTTCGGTTTAACGGCCATGTCTGTTTCCTTTGTTGGACAGTGGAACTGAAACGCAACCTCGAAACGGGATTTCTTCGGCTGCAAACGGAACGGTAGAGATAATCGACTGAGAGCGGCAGGGCATAACTTCGCTTGCAGGCGGGCGCAAGAGGCCCAATTCGGTTGATGAAAACCCAATTTATCGCCGGAAAACCCAGCAAAACATGCTTTGCCGCCTGCGCGGAAGGCGCCGCCCCGAATCAGGGAGCATCCGGCAAAGGCCAGATTCCATCCGTGAGCGGATTTTCTGGCAGCGCGCCTAGGCGAGCGACTTCAACAGCTCGAGACCATTGTTCTCGCGCACCTGCGCGGCGTGGCGGCGCAGCATGGTGAGGAACATCTCGTCGCCGCGCTCTGTCTGCTTCACGATCATCGCGGCCGCGAAGGCCACAGAGATGCCGTAGAAGGTGAACCAGCGATAATGCGTATAGAGATCATCAAAGCTGTAGCTGGTGATGCCTTCGGCCCGCAGCGCATTGTGGTAATGGCGCAGCAGCATCTGCTCATGCTTGGGGCGTTCCTCGCGCGTCAGGCCTGCACCGATGAAATAGGCAACGTCATTGGCCGGCGCGCCCTTGCCGGCGGTCTGCCAGTCGACCACCGCCAGCGGCTTCTTCGCGCCGGGCTTGCCGAACAGCATGTTGTCGAGCCGGTAGTCCGAATGCGTCAGCGCATGCGGGCCCTGATAGGCATCACCCCATTTCGGCAGGCTGGCCGCATACGCATCGCCGACCTCGATCTGCTCGGCATTGATCTGCGCCGCATACCGGTCCTTGAAGCCGAGCCACAGGCCGGCGATCTGTTCCGGACCGAGCCCCGGCGGGGGCGCCTTCGCGGACCCCTGCAGCCAGTCGTGTTCGTCGAGCACGGGATCTTCCCAATGCGCGGCATGCAGGACTGCGGCCGCTTCCATGGCGAGCTTTGCCTCGTCGACGCCGCAACCTTTCAGCTGGTCGCCCTGCTCCGACGGCGCCATGTCTTCCATGATCAGCGCGAACCGGTTGGTTTCCGGGTCATAGTCCGTGTACAGTGCATCCGGCGTGATGCGGCCGGCGACTTTCGGAAACGTGCGGTAAAACATCACTTCGCGCTTGTAATGGTTGAGCATTTTGGCGGTCATGATGCTGAGCTCGTTGGCCGACGGGAATTTGCCCACCAGCGTTTTCGGCGCGTTCGCCCCGGCGCGCGCATAGTCGAACACGAAGCGCACGTTCTCGCCGATCTGCCCGGTGCCGATCGACTTCGAGGTCAGGGAGCGCACCTCGCCGTCAATCCCGATCTCGCCAAACAGCGTGTTGAACCAGTCCGGGCCAAGCTCAAGCGGGTTCGTGTCGAGGCCGGGTCGGCTCATGGGGCGGTTTCCTCTGTTGTCGGAGCATCCGGGCGGGCGCGCCCGGTGAATTTTCGGAACTGGCCGAGGCGTTCCTCGGCGCGGCGCAGGCCCTTGTCGAGCGCGGCCATGGTCAGCGCGAAATCGCCGTTCGTCTCACGCCGCCAGGCACGCTCGGCCTGCGCGATC
It includes:
- a CDS encoding phosphotransferase yields the protein MSRPGLDTNPLELGPDWFNTLFGEIGIDGEVRSLTSKSIGTGQIGENVRFVFDYARAGANAPKTLVGKFPSANELSIMTAKMLNHYKREVMFYRTFPKVAGRITPDALYTDYDPETNRFALIMEDMAPSEQGDQLKGCGVDEAKLAMEAAAVLHAAHWEDPVLDEHDWLQGSAKAPPPGLGPEQIAGLWLGFKDRYAAQINAEQIEVGDAYAASLPKWGDAYQGPHALTHSDYRLDNMLFGKPGAKKPLAVVDWQTAGKGAPANDVAYFIGAGLTREERPKHEQMLLRHYHNALRAEGITSYSFDDLYTHYRWFTFYGISVAFAAAMIVKQTERGDEMFLTMLRRHAAQVRENNGLELLKSLA
- a CDS encoding HU family DNA-binding protein, giving the protein MAVKPKAPAKKSPAAKAPAKKAPAKKAPAKAAAAKKATASDVMTVKHLAAELSEAHAMPKKQAEAVVTDFIDRMGGYLKKGKKLRISGLGILQVRKRPARNGRNPATGESIKIKASKKVAFRPSKDLKDRVL